The sequence TTTTGTCTGGTGAAAAATTTGGCTGGCCAGGGAATTTTTTACATCTACCAGCCATCCTTGCACATGGGCAAAAAAGTTAATTTAGGACGCCAAGTATTTCACTTTGGTGTTTGGATATTAAAGTGAACAAAatttgttaacattttaaaaactcagtggcactttaatatgaatatataaagcTATGACGAAACTGAAGAGCAAAGCTTCTCTTTtgtcaaaatatgtaatattctCATGCTACAATAATTAAATCTGTGTTCAGGATCTGTTGAATTCAAgttcttgagttttttttttgctgtgtctctgtcttgtttatGTGGCACCACAATCACCTAAATATCATATTGCATGTTGTGAGTGAGTTCAAAATTATCCCTGACACTTGATATCCAGCAAGCAGTATATAAGGACCATGAACATCTGATGCCAGTCATCCCCCAGAGTGCTTCAAAACGGGCCCAAGAAATGGAGCAGATGAAggtacagatgaaaaaaaatcactcaacaacacaaaaaagtcgACCACATCTAAATGCTTCAGGGTTTTTCTGTTCACTCATTGGGTCTTGTTAAGAAGTTGTctttacagtaaacacaaacagaaaacacagttaGATTTAAGACTCCAGACAAATGCATGAAACAGTGTGCTATTACctcttttttatattaaaaaggtCTCTCCCTTTGACTTTAACAGCTCTGAAGGCTCTTTTGCGAACCGCAGTCAGTTTTAATCCATAAattaaagggttaaaaatagGTGGGACTATCAGAAATTCTAAGGCCAAAAAATTTCGTAGACTGCGCGGGAAATCGCTCGAACCATATCGAGCATACATTACGtcaaaaatcaaagcaattgtgaaattaattaagcACAGCAAATGTGGCAGACAGGTATGCATAAATTTGGTTTTGGTCTCTGTAGATTTAATACATGCAATGATCAGTTTAATATAAGACCAAATAATAGGAATTGTAAgggacacacatgcactgagtGCAAGAAATCCATAAATGTTATTAATGAGAATAGGCTCACAAGAGAGTTTCACCACGGACCAGTTGTCACAATAGAGTTTGTCAATGTGGGATCCACATAATGACAACCTTTTTGACAACAGAAGTGCTATAGTTGAAGAGACAGTTGGAAAAAGCCAAGAAAACAGGAGCAAGTTTACTACAGTTTTGTTCGTCATAACAGAATGATAGTCTAAGGGTCTGCATATTGCTACATACCTGTCATAAGACATCACTGATAATGTTGTAAACTCACATATTGCCGAGCCATAAATGAACCATATTTGCAAGAGGCACCCATTGTAAGATATCACATGGGTATCAGAGATTAAATCGTACAGGAATTTAGGGTAGAAACTAGTAGTTCCAGACAGTCCATTAATACACAAACTACACAGGAAGATATACATGGGCTCATGAAGGGATTTCTCCAGGAGGATTGTCACTATCAAAAGCACATTCAGTACAATTATTAGAAGATACACAGCAACAGAGAGGGCAAGACATGTTTGTTTGACTGACATCGATTCTTccagctgagagagagtgaatcCAGTAAAATGAGATATATTGTCCATAAACAGTCTTCTTTGGttcaacagcaaacacagaTTGAAAAAGGCACATTATAAAGTCAATATCTGAAATTATATATCGGTTGATTGTATTCAAACCatgaaaagtaaatgtttaGCAACAAGGTGTATAATTCACTTTCTTCAGTGCTTTCAATTAAGGTTGTCTTCTTACATTTAATATATGAACTATGAATAAGATTAAGTATGCAGTTCTTCTCTGCTATTAAGCCTGATTTGATTTTTAGGTTTTAGCaaaattattttgctttataAGGCCTAAATTGGTTTGTTTCTTGATCAGCTTTCTGTTTCTCCATGGAGCATGTCTGTCAAAGACAGACAGTTAGAGTTTGGAGCACTGATTCTTTGAGTTGTCAAAAGATCCTCTCCACATTGATAAATGTTACTCCAGACTCTGTTGGTAGCTGTGAGGAAGACTGTCCTGCAAGCCCTATGTGGCACGCTCTATCTCAGGAGTTATGCTCTCATTTTTTATACTTTCTTCAGTTAATTAGCTGAAAATCCATCAGGACCCAGGGCCCTCCAGACACAAGTCTTATGTgcctaaaaaaaacattgtgatgcATTTCTTTAAGCCCAATTGTTTTGATTGAAGTAGAATCCAAGCAGAAAATGTTCCCCATCTTGTATATGCTAGTAggataattcatttttaatgaatcattttgacatacaaacacagcagtaTCATAATGAAACATGTGGTTGCTACAAAGGCatgaatttgaaataattattacAGTGATCAGATGACATAATTTAAATTAGAAAATACTCACAGGAATGATTATGAAGGAAACATAAGTGTGATGAGAGATGGATTTTTGTATTCCAAGTAGTCCACAGCTTTAcctgtgatttttatttaacGCAGAAGATAGATTAAGGCTTTCAAAGTGCCCTGTGCAACACAGTTACAGTATTTACTAGTTACCCATTTACAGAATATCAGTAATTTGATGATATTTGATTGGTGGAGAGAAATTATGGCCTGTACACACTGTATGATGATGTTCACTGGGAAGTCATAGAAGTCATAGAAACCTTCACCTAAGATTTGTACACAATTCATATAAGAGatataattcatataaaaatttctgaaatgtagCCCGCTTGTTTTTTTGTATCATTGTTATTAACTAGTGATGTGAAGTTTGTgaaggaacgaatctttgaggtgaactgagtgtactgaatcgcTAGTCTAAAAGCTTTGTTCCTtcctttgcaaacatgcgcgctgattagctggcatagcagctataactctctCTACAGTGGATATTAGCtatgcggtctgtccatgaagcagcctatcacaagACTGTATCAGCTGTACGTTCTtgacgacaactagccaatggctgaaatgcaaaaacactcgaaacacctcccactggccatctcagcacagcagctcagtgactatgctgaccatggtgactacagcatgtgactgactcTGGAAGACTCAAAATGCCctcactgtgtactgtgtactgaatgacctgatgtactgttgacaTGTTCTCAGTACAACGGTTCCTTCAGACTCGAAAGATTCTCTGGCTAtgctgacgatgtgggacaatacaaaagatccggtgactacgaagactctaagCTCCCCCTATTGTcctgatgtactgttgacaagttctcagtacaatggttccttcagactccaaagattcactgactatgctgacaagttcccaGTACACTGGTTCTGTTCCCCTCAAAAgagtcactgactatgaagTGACTACAGTAGTAGTCAGCACATGGTGACTACATGTTGCCAGAACCGttagttctcagtatagcagaCTTGAACTACATCCGCCattcactgtgatgatgcaaaaggaatcagagcacttccgtgacattattgtaggaattaaaaatattcaatattattttgctcatctaccttgaatattattttatatttacatttttaacatattttaggtgcgcacaatgtatcgcagttcttgtttatcacaactgcaattttatgtAGGCtacgatttatttaatgttgacatcacatttccttttaacgtgaataaagtccttattaataaa comes from Megalops cyprinoides isolate fMegCyp1 chromosome 3, fMegCyp1.pri, whole genome shotgun sequence and encodes:
- the LOC118774162 gene encoding olfactory receptor 142-like — encoded protein: MDNISHFTGFTLSQLEESMSVKQTCLALSVAVYLLIIVLNVLLIVTILLEKSLHEPMYIFLCSLCINGLSGTTSFYPKFLYDLISDTHVISYNGCLLQIWFIYGSAICEFTTLSVMSYDRYVAICRPLDYHSVMTNKTVVNLLLFSWLFPTVSSTIALLLSKRLSLCGSHIDKLYCDNWSVVKLSCEPILINNIYGFLALSACVSLTIPIIWSYIKLIIACIKSTETKTKFMHTCLPHLLCLINFTIALIFDVMYARYGSSDFPRSLRNFLALEFLIVPPIFNPLIYGLKLTAVRKRAFRAVKVKGRDLFNIKKR